The Synechococcus sp. RS9916 DNA segment TGTTCAGAGCTGTCGAAGCCCATGGCCTTGCCCTGCTCGATCAGCCGTCCCCAGAGCTGGCATCGCCAACCCCGCCAACCGTGCTGGTGTTTCTGCCCGGCCTGCGCGAAATCGAGCGCTGCCGCGACCAGCTGGAGCAGGCGAGTTCCCTCGCGCGATGGGAGATCTGCAGCCTCCATGGCCAACAGGCATTGGCCACGCAAGCACAAGTGCTGCACCCCTGCCGTTCCGATGTGGAGGGACGGATTGTGCTGTCAACCGCCATTGCCGAAAGCTCGCTCACCATTGACGGCGTCCGCCTGGTGATCGACAGCGGCCTCAGTCGCCACACCCAGTATTCGCCGGGCACTGGCATGGAAGGCTTGGTGACCGTTCCTTCCAGCCAGGCCAGCGCTGACCAAAGGAGAGGCAGAGCCGGCCGACAAGGCCCTGGCCAGTGCGTGCGTTTGTGGTCACCTGCAGAGCAGCAACGGCGCCCCGCACAAGATCCACCAGAGCTCCTCCGCTGTGACCCTCAACCCCTGGTGCTCGACCTGGCGGCCTGGGGGGCTGGGCTGGGGCAAGAGCTGACCTGGCTCGATCCCCCGCCGTTGGCATCCTTGCAAGAGGGGCAGCAAGCGCTCAAAGACCTGGGTGCGCTAACACCCACAGGAACCCCCTCGCGCATGGGGAAGCAACTCGCCCAGCTCGGTACTCACCCACGGCTGGCGCTGATCTTGGTGCAGGCGCGCGCATGGGGGTGCAGCGGTCTCGGCGCGGATCTTGCCGCGGTCCTCAGCGAACGCGATCCGCTCAACCCCCGTGACCATGGCGCCGATCTGGGTGCCCGTTTGCAACGTTTGCAGCAACGCGGAGGCGACCGTATGGGCACGATCCGGCGCCTCAGCCAACAACTGGAACTCCAGCTTCAGCACTTACCGGCGCTACCGGATGAGGCCTTGCCCGGCTGGAGTGATCCGCCTGGTGAACGCGACGACGCCATGACCATTGCGGCTCGCCTGATTGCCACGGCCTTCCCTGAATGGCTCGCCCTACAGCGCGACGCGCAACCCGGGCGCTATCAGCTGCGCCAAGGGCGGGGCGCCCAGCTGCCGGAGGGCGACCCCTTGTTGGGGCATGACGCTCTGGCGGTGGCAAGGCTCGACATGGGAGGACGCAATGCCCGGATCCAACTGGCACTCCCCCTACCGAAAGCCTGGTTACAAGATCGAGCCGAGCTGGAAGGGAACTGGCGCACCACCGTGTTCTGGGACGACGCCAGCAGCAGCGTCCGAGCACGCCGGACCCTGGCGTTGGGTGCCCTCAACCTTCAAAGCTTGCCGCAGCCCAAACCGCCTACTGCGGAAGCCTGTCAGCTGTTGTTGGACAAGGTGCGCGACCAGGGGCTCGAGCTGCTGCCCTGGAATGCACGAGCGGAGCAACTACGGGCCCGCCTGCAGATGCTGCATCTAAAGCAAGGTGCTCCCTGGCCCTGCCGTGACCACGAACAGCTGCGCATGGCACCAGAAACCTGGCTGCAGGATGCACTGCATGGCTGCATGGGTTGGCGCGACCTCAAAGAAGAGACCCTCATCGAAGCGCTCTGGGGGGATCTGGACTGGAGCAGCCGTCAAAGGGCAGCACAGCTGCTGCCAGAACAGATTCGAATTCCGTCAGGGCGCCATGCCTCCCTGCGCTACAGCGAACAGGAGGTTGTGCTGGCCGTCAAACTCCAGGAAATGTTCGGCTGCGACCAGAGTCCATCCGTCCTGGGAGGTCAGCTACCGATCACGCTCGAACTCCTCTCGCCAGCAGGACGGCCGCTGCAACGCACACAGGATCTTGCTGGGTTCTGGGACGGGAGCTATCAGGACGTTCGGCGAGAGATGCGCGGGCGCTATCCAAAACACCCCTGGCCAGACGATCCACGCACCTGCCAGGCCACCGCAAAAACCAAAAACCGACTCCAAGCGGAAGCCAAGGGCCAGAGCCGATGAGCAATGCCGCGAACAGCCCTGCGCCAGAGTGTCGGTACTTGCCTGCTGGCTTTGCCCAGACTGTTCGTCAACAATCGCCGCGATGGCGCCCGGCTGATCAGCAGTGCGCTGGTGCTGTTCACCATCTTTGCCAC contains these protein-coding regions:
- the hrpB gene encoding ATP-dependent helicase HrpB, translating into MPQPPSGSFPIDPLLQRLRKNLSPGSLVLLQAPPGAGKTTRVPLALLGQWPEIPPMEGTVLMLEPRRLATKAAASRLADQLNEPLGERVGYAVRHESKRSRRTRLEVLTAGLFLRRLQADPDLEGVSCVIFDEFHERGRDSDLALALVRDTQTLLRPDLALLLMSATLDLSDLQARLPNADVLASEGRAFPVSTCHLPPRADESLSRTVFRAVEAHGLALLDQPSPELASPTPPTVLVFLPGLREIERCRDQLEQASSLARWEICSLHGQQALATQAQVLHPCRSDVEGRIVLSTAIAESSLTIDGVRLVIDSGLSRHTQYSPGTGMEGLVTVPSSQASADQRRGRAGRQGPGQCVRLWSPAEQQRRPAQDPPELLRCDPQPLVLDLAAWGAGLGQELTWLDPPPLASLQEGQQALKDLGALTPTGTPSRMGKQLAQLGTHPRLALILVQARAWGCSGLGADLAAVLSERDPLNPRDHGADLGARLQRLQQRGGDRMGTIRRLSQQLELQLQHLPALPDEALPGWSDPPGERDDAMTIAARLIATAFPEWLALQRDAQPGRYQLRQGRGAQLPEGDPLLGHDALAVARLDMGGRNARIQLALPLPKAWLQDRAELEGNWRTTVFWDDASSSVRARRTLALGALNLQSLPQPKPPTAEACQLLLDKVRDQGLELLPWNARAEQLRARLQMLHLKQGAPWPCRDHEQLRMAPETWLQDALHGCMGWRDLKEETLIEALWGDLDWSSRQRAAQLLPEQIRIPSGRHASLRYSEQEVVLAVKLQEMFGCDQSPSVLGGQLPITLELLSPAGRPLQRTQDLAGFWDGSYQDVRREMRGRYPKHPWPDDPRTCQATAKTKNRLQAEAKGQSR